The window accaatcaattGGCTGAAATGTTTAAATGTGTAtctttccatatatagacactgtgtattgtgtgtttttaaaatcaactatacagtaccagtcaaaagattggacgcatactcattcaagggtttttctttatctttactatttactacattgtagaataatactgaagacagcaaaactatgaaataacacatatggaatcatgtattaatcaaacaagtgttaaacaaatcaaaatatatttaatatttgatctttttcaaagtagccaccttttgccttgatgacatctttgcacactcttggcattctctcatccagcttcacctggaatgcatttccaacagtcttgaaggagttcccacatatgctgagcacgtgttagctgcttttccttcactctgtggtccaactcatcccaaaccatctcaattgggttgaggtcgggtgattgtggaggccaggtcatctgatggagcactccatcactctccttcttggtcaaataacccttacacagcctggaggcgtgttgggtaattgtcctgttgaaaaacaaatgacagcgcaaaccagatgggatggcgtatcactgcagaattctgtggtagtcatgctggtttagtgtgccttgatttctaaataaatcactgacggtgtcaccagcaaagcacccacacaccatcacacctccttctccatgcatcacggtgggaatcacacatgcagagatcatctgttcacctactctgcatctcacaaagacgaggaagttggaaccaaaaatctcacatttggacatcagaccaaaggacagacttcTGTCAGTCTaatgtcttctgtataccagccctaccttgtcacaacacaactgattggctcaaacgcatcaagaaagaaagaaattctacaaacaaacttttaacaaggcacaccttttaattgaaatgcattccagatgactacctcatgaagctggttgagagaatgcgaaaAGTGatcaaagctgtcttcaaggcaaagggtggccagtttgaagaatctcaaatataaaatatattttgatttgtgtgtttgtgttttttttcgacaacatagaaaatagtacaaataaagaaaaaacgttacatgagtaggtgtgtccaaacttttgactggtactgtatatattttttagatacctgaaggggtcctaaaattctaaatcaagtAGCTAAATGacccttggtatgaccatcttaaaataattccatgttagcttagtagaaccccccccccacacacacttccccatcCTCCCTTAGACTCTTAAGGATTAATTGATGTCTTCATGATAGCCCAAGACATACTTATTGCGTAACTATCTAAATGAGTAGCAAAGAATAATTCCTTTGATAAGATCGCTATATATTATTTTAAGTGTTATATATTGGCTGCTTCAGTATATTGACGTTGTGCAACTCTTGATTAATTCATTTTCTGAACAGCAACATGGCACATTAATCTGCTTGGCCAGCTCTTCCTCCCCTTTGTCCCTTTTGATGCACAGTTAAGTTCTTATGATTCTGGTCCCCCCCACTTAAGCTCTGAGAAAATGTATGTTGCATCTCATCTAAAAgtcttattgagtttctattatTCATAATTATCTGCTAACACTACATTCATATTAGATTACTAATTATATTTTTTTGATACACAGCAATTTCCTGGGTGGTGCGGCAGTAAATTCTCCATATCCTGTCTTGACAGCGTAGCCCTTTGCAGATATGAATCTATGAGTAGCCTAATTGCTAGCTATAATTCATCCAGAGTTCAAAAAGTAGTAAAATGCTGCCATGATTAAAAACGTATCCCAGATATACAGAAATCTAAGCTTCATGATGTTTGTACACCTCCTCAATTTAAAGCAACATACAGGAAGAGTACATTATGTAGGCAAATCTTGTGTATTATCATGCCTTTTAACCAATATGCATAAACCCCTGGGTGATCAACATAAAGCAATGTCAACTCCCAAACAACAGCTTTGGACCAAAGAGCTCAGCTTGAACTTTATATACtttgactcacacacacaaagcagccaTTTGACATCCAGAGCTATTTTGCTGGTGGGGAAATGTTGTCATGAAGAATAGCTTATTAAATGCTCCCAGTTGAAACTTGACTTTGATATGACAATCCTGAGCACACCATGTCACCACAAGGCAACACAATGAAAAAATCAAACAGCACGCTAAGCTTTTATCACAAAGGAGGACACTCAACACTCAAATGCGTTTTCTTTTTCCCTTATCTTGCTCTCTCTTGGAGAAGGGGAGCTTTCAGATTTTTACAGAATACTAAAATACACTTCAATAAAGCTATTTGTCTTTGGCAAGAATCACTGTGCGTCATCAACGTCCAAGGGAGATTCAAAATAGTCAATCTCAGTCAAGACTGGGGAAGGGCGAGCTTCCACCAATATTTGTAGTTTGTGTAAATCCCAGCACAAATATGAGTACTTCTGGATCTTTGGGGATTCATAGCTAAATGAACTGTCCTGGCTGCAAATGTGATGGTGCAGAACGACTCAGGCACTCTCATCGCTCTCTGTCTTCTTGGCACTGGTCCCTGTTTGCTGAGTAGCTTCAAGCGACGGTCACAAATTTTGAAAATGTGAAGCTTGAAATGAGCGGCGGTTTGAAAAGTGATCTGACAAGAAGTGTCCAACGGTCATGTCTGTTAGACCACACTGGGAATTATTTACGGTGATTCTCTTTTCCCAGAGAGGGGAGATCAATCAAGGCAAATGTCTGGGCCATAACTCCTGTCTGAGACCTGTCGGCTCAAACAGGCCTTATTGTATCTCTCCACACGAGTGTCTGAGAGAGGGCTCAATTTTTGGGAGGGATATAAACCAGGCGCCAAACACAGCTAAAATATGTTACGGAAAGTACGGTAGCAGTAGGCCTacatattttttcatttttttcttgtTTGAGTGTGAACGATtgttatggacagtatatggatgGAAAGAGAATGGATCATTTAAATGAAGCTGTTGCGAGACATTCATATGCTCTAGGCTTGAGATCGAGTATTTAGTGACTGCAATGCAACCTGACCAGAAAAAAATGATGTGGTTCTGTCAGTTTTATACAGTAACGGCAGAAATAGATTATTTCGCCTGGAATCATGGTGGAGCTTAGAGATTTCAAGAGAGTGGCTTACATGGAAGCAATGCTCAGTTCATCGTTTCTCAGCTTGTTTACCGTTCAGAACTAAATCTTCTCTGCAAGGGGAGCCATGCTTGATAAGTTTCACAGCAGTGTTTTGATAGTGGGCTCATCAGAGTTCTTGACAAACAGACTAGCTATGACTACACTCGGCTGTCTATTGATCTGGAAGACCAGTCACGGCTCACGAGTCGTGGAAAATACTTCTGAACCCGAGCAGCACTTTTCACTTAATAATACATTTATATATGTCATTTTCGAAAACTTGGAAATAGTACAGTTGACTTAGAATGCCTTTTATTTGCTTTTAGTTGGATTTACCTCgtggaaataaataaaacatttgagcTTCAAAATAATGCGTGAACATGAATAATTCAACAGTTAAGAAAACATTCAAGGTGAAGGGGACGTAAAGAGTAAATTCCTGCCACTTGAATCTGGTAATCCCACAGTGCAAAAGAAACAGAGAGTAAAGTTGTATTTCTTACTGCCGCTGAGGCTAGCTCAGatctttcctctctgtttctcaatGTCAGTGGTCTCCTGTCAGTTAAGAATGAAAAAAACTAAAATGAACTGTAGTTACAGAGAGCTCTCAGTTTGACAGCTGCTATTAATGTATGAAATACACTTATAGTGAAAGTCAATGACATGCACTATTGCAAAGAGGGCCAAAAGCAAACAAATGATGCACATTCCCGGGATCAAGGTATCTTCAGTTCTGGAACAGCTTCTGTTAAGTGCTATGCCTTGGCATAGCCATGCATCCTCTTACTACAAGTCTTCTCATTTTTATCTTGTGTTAGGAAATTACAAGCTGGAGAGAATTTCGTTATCTTCAGCAGAGATTAAATACATTTTGGTAGCAATTGTCTTACACTCCATTTAAGGTgtgatctaaaaaaaaaaaagtgtccgcCCTCAGGAGAGTGAATAGTTACATTGCTGCGTATGTGTCTTATACTTGTTTGCATCAGCACTAGTTATCAAAGCATAATTTGCAGAGGAGCCATCTTGCATTGTCCCTTCTAACAAACCTTCTTTTTTGAATCAAGAAAACGGTCCCTTCTATTCTTTCAGAACTAGGCAATCATGGAGACAAAGAAAAGTTCACATTAATCAAAGCCAGCAGAGAAGAGAAAAAGGGTTTGGGGAATTGAAATGAGATTTGgagcatgggggggggggcttatttTCAGTTGCCATTTCCACCACAATAAaattaattgacaaaaaaaaaaaatccttgagTGTTCTCATTTTTGTCTAGTATCATCCTGGCGGAACGTCACAAACAATATCCAATGATTGCAGTTGTCGTTTTACTGAGGCAGTGCAGTTACAGCTGAATGAGTTGTACTTCAATATTTTTCCTTAGCAAGGCAATTTAAAAAACATCATTACAGTGTTCCAAGAAATTGCCCCACAAATAGTTCTACAAATATGGTTACGGCCTTGACCAGATCACAACACTTATCCACCCTTAGACATTTATACAGGAACCTCTGGTGCTCACAAAGTCATCATTGATTTCTGCATCAATCCAAAAAATGTCAGGTCTATAATGTTCATGCTAAAAAATTTATGGACACAAACCGCACAATACTTTGTTGTTAGTGTAATTTATTAAGCCCAAATCAGGATGGGAAGACCACAATATGTTTGGTTTTCTGTGGCTATCCAAATAGCATGTCAATATACTTGGAATTGATTTTTGGCTACTAGTGAGAAAATGTCATTAGGAACCTGTTTGAACCCTGATCCTCCCTGTCTAAGACAGAGCATCACTTTGGTATTCACAACTAACCTCATCCGGCAAGGTCTTCCTGCAGTTTTAGGTTGTTCAGCTCTCACTttatctctctggatctgtaatTAACTAGTTATTAACCATTGCTAAAGGCATTCCCTTGAACACTCACAAATTGACAATCACAATCCAAACAAAAGTTATTGAAAAGTAATTCCGGGAGCAACCAGACGTATTCAGGATTTTGGTAAGGGCCCATTGGTGATTAATTTCGTACAGTAAAAGTTGCTTCCTTCGACATCATTTGTTCCATGTTTTCCTCCTACTATTTATTGAGAGGTTTCTTCATTACAAAATTGATTTTGCTTTGGGTTCAATACCATTAGAAAATAGAGTTTGTTTTGTGAGCTTGTAGAGAAATTCTACATCCATTCACTTCCTTGAGTTTCATCATTGACGTTTTTGAGAAGGGTCCATTACTTACAACTCTGTGTTCTAGGAATACTCTTGCTTTTTCCACAGAAGGCATAGGTGTCTATGGGTGCCTTAGATTCTCATAAGAAGCTTTTTTTCCTCACTGTTCCCCATTTCTGCATGACAAAAATATAGCCTCCTAATAGCAAAGTCAGTGTTTTGAAAAGTGTATATGCTTGGTGATATGCCAAATATattggagagagaaacagatagggGGAAGAATACTGAATTGATATTATTGTAAGATGCATCTGATGTTTCTTTGGTAGATTGTCTGAACAGTCACTCTGAGCCTCAGTATGGCGAGGCGATTTTCACCCCCTCTCCAAGCTTTTCTATCCTCCAACCCCAAAATACACTTATTTTGGCAGACCAAGTTCATTGTAAACAGCAGGGGTTGCCGCTCCTGAGATCAGATGAAGTACTCCTTCTTGCTCTCGTCCATGGCATCCTGCAGAGCCGGGTCGCCTCGAAGTGCCGCATCCGCTGTTTCGGCAAACTCGGTGCCCTTGGCCTCATTGGTGTGGTAGGTGCCTTTGTGCCGGTACATGTAGCGAATCACTACCACTGCCAAGCAAAGAAGCACCAGGACCACAGCAGCAATGACAGCTGCAAATGGAGATAGATGAGGGTGTTACAGAAAGGACTTTGGTCTCACAATGACAATTCACTATCACAATGACAAAATACAATGAGGGCTGCTTTTCACAATAGCCCGCGATTCTGCACAGGCAGGACTTCGACATTGAAGTGTCATTGATCTTTGAATGGGCAAAGTCATTGGACTGTATGTGGATCAGAAAGATGACCGTTCCTTGATGGTTGGTAAACGCCAACACAAAACCAAAAGGGATATGCATCTCCAAATACTTATCAAGCTTCAATCTGCCAACAGAGTGCAGTACTAAACAAGAGTTTGCTCAATAATGTGGTGTTCAGAGACAAGAACAGGCCTAAACAACTGTTTCTCTGTTATTTTCAAAGGACAATATTTCAATCAAAGTTCATTGTGATCGTTTGCCAACAGTGAATGGTAGTGGTAATGTGGTAGTAGAGACACATTGTCCTACAGTGACCTGTTAAGTTTGAAAAAACTGTCTTGGGCCAAAAATCACAACTTGTGAAGATGTTTAGCAACTTAATTGTCTATTTTGTGGAATGCCAGTCTCTTGATAATAAAAAGTCAGTTTCACGCTAGATTCTAGTTTGAACACATTACTGGCAGAAGAAGGACAAagtgtttttttaaatgcataTTTTGTGGTCTGTTACAGCTGCTGGGAGACAAGGACAGTATTTTGTGCCATAAAAATATCAATGGCATTACATGTAAAATTTGTCCCGTTGGTTGGCTGACTCCAGAAATTAGCTTTAAATAGCTCTGTTCCGAAACATTTAGCAGACTGCTGCTTTGAAAGAAAGGGAAAGCGATGTCTTTGTGTTGCATCGTTAAACTAAGGAGGATGTCTGCCTCCAGCATCAAATCCATCAGCCATATTGACTTGGATGAGGTTTGCAGAGGGAAGCAAAGCTGATGGAAACCCTTTGAGTGTTCTGGGCATGAGAAGAACTCTATTATAACTCACCTCCTAGTATGGCATCAAAGTATCCATCATCCACATCGCAAACTAACGAGGCAAAAAGAAAGGGATTTCAGATGTGCtcatatacactactgttcaaaagtttggggtcacttagacatatccttgttattgaaagaaaagcacatattttgtagattaaaataacatcaaattgatcagaaatacagtgtagacgttgtaatgttgtaaattactattgagGCTGGaaactgagattttttttgtataatatctacataggtgtacataggcgcacagaggcccattatcagcaaccatcactcctgtgttccaatggcatgttgtgttagctaatccaagtttatcattttaggctaatcgatcattagaaaacccttttgcaattatgttagcacagatgaaaactgttgtgctgcttaaagaagcaatacaactggccttctttagactagttgaatatctggagcatcagcatttgtgagttcgattacaggctcaaaatggccagatacaaagacctttcttctgaaactcgtcagtctattcatgttcagagaaatgaaggctattccatgcgagaaattgccaagaaactgaagatctcatacaatgctgtgtactacttccttcacagaacagagcaaactggccctaaccagaatagaaagaggagtgggaggcccccggtgcacaactgagcaagaggacaagtacattagagtgtctagtttgagaaacagactcctcacaagtcatcaactggtagcttcattaaatagtacccgcaaaacaccagtctcaacctcAACAGTAAAGAGGCGGCTCCGGGAtgagagttcctctgtccagtgtctgtgttcttttgccaatcttaatattttatttttattggccagtctgagatatggctttttcttttcaactctgcctagaaggccaccatcccagagtcgcctcttcactgttgacgttgagactggtgttttatgtAGATATTACAAaacaaatcagccgtttccagctacaatagtcatttacaacattaacaacatctacactgtatttctgatcaattagatgttattttaatggacaaaaatggtgctcttctttcaaaaacaaggacatttctaagtgaccccaaacgtttgaacggtagtgtaggttCACATAAGTTACATAGATGGCTAAAGTACAGTGTGTAGTTATAATGCTGTAAGAGCAATTATTTTACCTTCAATTTATCCCATCTATCTTGAACCACATTAATATTTTGTTTCCCCAGGCTTTACTTTGTTATTTtaacaaatgtaaatgtttcaTAAAGGTTTGTTTTTATAGACAGCTGtctccctggtgtgtgtgtgtgcagagaggtACTTTGTATCCGTCACCGGGGGACAAAACTCTCATTAAAGAAAGTGATTAAAGGTAATCATGAATTATTGCACAGGCAACATCTGCCCATCTTGACTTGACTTTCTCTGAAGGACAGAGTCacagagtcagtcagtcatagcCGAAACCGTGTCATTTATAAAAACACAACGTTAAATCCAAAATGGAGATCGATCCCTGCAAGCATGAGAAGGCGCTATAGCTTaaagaaggaagaaagaaaggaagaacaAAATAGTGATTAGTTAATGGAGACCCCAAAGTGCGCAATTAAAAGGCAGCCTCATTAATGCCTAATCACCCGAAACACATCTTGATGTTCGCCCACTCATTAAATCCTCATCTCAATGCATTGTTTATGATGTGGACACATTCTCAGCAATTAAAAAGCACTAACAGAGCCTTCTCATttgggacggagggagggaaatTCAACAACAGATCCTCGGTGTGTAGTTGTGGGAACAGAGTAGTGAAGTGAAGCAGCTGGGATGGGACAGTGTCCAGGATGCGTGGCTCATTCAGTTACTGTGTACTAATTCAAGATTTGAATTGTGTGAAACACATCAACTTTAGGCCAACTTTAGGCCTATGAATGCTTGCCTGTTCTGGGGGCCTCAATATGCACATGAAATCCATAAGTCATTCAATCTTGATCCAAATATGATTGGCTATTTTAGATGCAGAC of the Oncorhynchus clarkii lewisi isolate Uvic-CL-2024 chromosome 3, UVic_Ocla_1.0, whole genome shotgun sequence genome contains:
- the LOC139399569 gene encoding glycophorin-C-like isoform X1, translating into MTQPMPTSLSETADMITPVVCDVDDGYFDAILGAVIAAVVLVLLCLAVVVIRYMYRHKGTYHTNEAKGTEFAETADAALRGDPALQDAMDESKKEYFI
- the LOC139399569 gene encoding glycophorin-C-like isoform X2 produces the protein MTQPMPTSLSETADMITPVAVIAAVVLVLLCLAVVVIRYMYRHKGTYHTNEAKGTEFAETADAALRGDPALQDAMDESKKEYFI
- the LOC139399569 gene encoding glycophorin-C-like isoform X3, which gives rise to MITPVVCDVDDGYFDAILGAVIAAVVLVLLCLAVVVIRYMYRHKGTYHTNEAKGTEFAETADAALRGDPALQDAMDESKKEYFI